The following proteins are co-located in the Acinetobacter sp. NCu2D-2 genome:
- a CDS encoding pilus assembly FimT family protein, translating into MVSQPQSGFSLIELMITITIMTLLIVMGTSLTGYWVKQSEVDQAVMSMKSAIELSRATAIRNVAAQQDSAASSVVCLNETTKLITVHQATQDAEASCSTPHIFQYALVQAIEIQDDEHKPFKCLAFNHYSQLMVSTAQCANSMFMSFQHGAVYETHHFNQ; encoded by the coding sequence ATGGTAAGTCAGCCACAATCAGGATTTAGCCTGATTGAATTGATGATTACCATAACGATTATGACCTTATTAATTGTCATGGGAACGTCTTTGACAGGGTATTGGGTCAAGCAATCTGAAGTCGATCAAGCTGTGATGTCGATGAAAAGTGCGATTGAGCTGAGCCGCGCCACTGCAATTCGTAATGTGGCAGCGCAGCAAGATTCAGCTGCTTCTAGTGTCGTATGTCTAAATGAGACCACTAAACTCATTACGGTGCATCAAGCTACTCAAGATGCTGAAGCAAGCTGTAGCACACCTCATATCTTTCAATATGCGCTGGTTCAAGCCATAGAAATTCAAGATGACGAACATAAGCCTTTTAAATGCCTTGCTTTTAATCATTATAGTCAGCTCATGGTGTCTACAGCGCAATGTGCAAACAGTATGTTCATGAGCTTTCAACATGGGGCGGTGTATGAAACACATCATTTCAATCAATAA
- a CDS encoding prepilin-type N-terminal cleavage/methylation domain-containing protein codes for MKHIISINKAEHGMGLLEALIAVLLSSIVILGAIYSSGRTLVAQRQNNMQYIVVNQLRFMLQNATASERQEWCAGKSHPEIVLPKEKHPYL; via the coding sequence ATGAAACACATCATTTCAATCAATAAAGCTGAGCATGGTATGGGCTTATTGGAAGCCCTGATTGCTGTATTGCTTTCAAGTATTGTGATTTTAGGTGCGATATACAGTTCAGGGCGAACTTTAGTTGCACAGCGTCAAAATAACATGCAATACATCGTGGTCAATCAGCTCCGTTTTATGCTGCAAAATGCTACGGCTTCTGAGCGTCAAGAATGGTGTGCAGGAAAAAGTCATCCTGAGATTGTATTACCTAAAGAAAAACACCCATATCTGTGA
- a CDS encoding IS5 family transposase (programmed frameshift): protein MKYENLTRFNDGEFKRLVGVPRPLFLKMVSVLQHAELAKKKSGRPHSLCLEDQLLLTLNYLRCYRTQIELSADYNLAESNVNRTIQKVEKALIQSRIFALPKRNQKFSEEDYVIVDVTESQIERPKKTQRKFYSGKKKKHTLKTQVIFNPKLKQIVSIQIEDGRKHDLTIARKYLKEMVIYPCIMADLAYKGFHQIKSKLLIPIKKPKNLSLPQIAKQINQEISRRRITIEHINGKLKHFRILTERYRNRRKRFGLRMNLIAGMVNWMLLN, encoded by the exons ATGAAATATGAAAATTTAACTAGATTTAATGATGGGGAATTTAAACGACTTGTTGGCGTTCCTCGTCCATTATTCTTAAAAATGGTATCAGTGTTACAACACGCTGAACTTGCCAAGAAAAAATCTGGAAGACCTCATTCGTTGTGTTTAGAGGATCAATTGTTGTTAACTTTAAATTACTTACGCTGTTATAGAACTCAAATTGAGTTATCCGCCGACTATAACCTAGCTGAAAGTAATGTGAATCGTACGATTCAGAAAGTTGAAAAGGCTCTGATTCAATCACGGATTTTCGCATTGCCTAAAAGGAATCAAAAGTTTAGTGAGGAGGATTATGTAATCGTTGATGTCACTGAGTCACAGATTGAGCGTCCCAAAAAAAC ACAAAGAAAATTCTATAGCGGTAAAAAGAAGAAACATACGCTAAAAACACAGGTCATTTTTAACCCAAAATTAAAGCAAATTGTAAGTATACAGATTGAAGATGGCAGAAAACACGATCTGACGATTGCGCGTAAGTATTTGAAGGAGATGGTCATTTATCCTTGTATCATGGCAGATTTAGCCTATAAAGGATTTCATCAGATTAAGAGTAAGTTACTCATTCCCATCAAGAAACCTAAGAATTTATCATTACCCCAAATAGCAAAACAGATCAACCAAGAAATCAGTCGGCGTAGGATCACAATTGAACATATCAACGGCAAACTTAAACATTTTCGGATATTAACAGAACGCTATAGAAATAGACGGAAACGCTTTGGTCTAAGAATGAATTTAATTGCTGGAATGGTGAATTGGATGCTCTTAAATTAA
- a CDS encoding GNAT family N-acetyltransferase: MTSLQTPRLILRQWQDSDTAPFIQMCADDDVMRYFYKKLNASESTAFMQRLKDAIETRGWGLFAVELKATGEFIGFIGLHVHPPEFDMADAPEIGWRLLPQYWHQGYATEGAKAVLKHAFRNLRLEKVISFTSLQNTPSQRVMQNIGLEKVKEFDHPLIPTDHPLCQHVLYEKLRSDYLHIPFC; encoded by the coding sequence ATGACATCTTTACAAACCCCTCGCCTCATCCTCCGCCAATGGCAAGATTCCGATACTGCCCCATTTATCCAAATGTGTGCAGATGATGACGTCATGCGCTATTTCTATAAAAAACTAAACGCTTCCGAGTCCACCGCATTTATGCAACGACTTAAAGATGCAATTGAAACACGTGGTTGGGGTTTATTCGCTGTAGAACTTAAAGCCACAGGTGAATTTATAGGATTTATTGGTCTGCATGTGCATCCGCCTGAGTTTGATATGGCAGATGCACCCGAAATTGGTTGGCGCTTATTACCCCAATACTGGCATCAGGGTTATGCCACCGAAGGTGCTAAAGCCGTACTCAAACATGCATTTAGAAACCTCAGATTAGAAAAAGTCATTTCATTTACATCGCTACAGAACACCCCCTCACAACGTGTGATGCAAAACATCGGCTTAGAAAAAGTGAAAGAGTTTGATCATCCACTGATTCCGACAGATCATCCTTTATGTCAGCATGTACTCTATGAAAAACTGCGTAGTGATTATTTGCATATTCCGTTTTGCTAA
- a CDS encoding PH domain-containing protein translates to MGNYIESNLARDEKILERAHVSWMSQIWYIIFGILLLPIAGIGLILILIAIINVWTTELAITNRRIIAKTGLIRRNTIELKVNRVESLGVDQGILGRIFNFGSIVVKGTGGSNAPIPYIAKPLDFRKSVNHYLDELDDKAVIDS, encoded by the coding sequence ATGGGTAATTATATAGAGTCAAATTTAGCAAGAGATGAAAAAATACTTGAGAGAGCACACGTTTCTTGGATGTCACAAATTTGGTACATCATTTTTGGAATTTTATTGTTACCTATAGCGGGAATTGGGTTGATTCTTATTCTTATCGCTATAATTAATGTTTGGACAACAGAGCTCGCAATAACAAATAGAAGGATCATTGCTAAAACAGGATTAATTCGTCGCAATACTATTGAGCTTAAAGTTAATCGTGTAGAGAGTCTGGGCGTCGATCAAGGTATTTTAGGGCGAATTTTTAATTTTGGTTCAATTGTTGTGAAAGGTACAGGTGGTTCTAATGCGCCAATCCCTTATATAGCAAAGCCACTGGATTTTCGAAAATCAGTAAATCATTATTTAGATGAACTCGATGATAAAGCTGTAATTGACAGCTAA
- a CDS encoding IS256 family transposase, translating into MNEQKLKDLAAEFAKGIKTEDDLNQFTRLLTKLTVETALNAELTEHLGHEKNARKNGSNARNGYSSKTVLSDDGEIEITTPRDRDGTFEPQLIKKNEKHCFARRITQMDSQILSLYAKGMTTREIVATFKEMYDADVSPTLISKVTDAVKEQVAEWQNRPLDALYPIVYMDCIVVKVRHNGSVINKAVFLALGINLDGQKELLGMWMAENEGAKFWLNVLTELKNRGLQDILIACVDGLKGFPDAINSVYPQTHIQLCIIHMLRNSLKYVSWKDYKAVTQDLKAVYQSPTEEAALMALDQFAQTWDDKYPQISKSWRTHWENLNTFFAYPAEIRKAIYTTNAIESLNSVIRQAIKKRKVFPSDDSVRKVIYLAIDAASKKWNMPIRDWRLAMSRFIIEFGDRLSNHL; encoded by the coding sequence ATGAACGAACAAAAACTAAAAGACCTTGCAGCAGAATTTGCTAAAGGAATCAAAACAGAAGACGATCTCAATCAATTCACCCGATTGTTGACTAAACTCACTGTTGAAACGGCTCTCAATGCCGAACTTACCGAACATCTCGGACATGAAAAGAATGCTCGTAAGAACGGTTCAAATGCTCGTAACGGTTATTCCAGTAAGACCGTGCTGAGCGATGATGGTGAGATTGAGATCACCACACCACGAGATCGTGATGGCACATTTGAGCCACAACTAATTAAAAAGAATGAGAAGCACTGCTTCGCAAGGCGTATCACGCAAATGGATAGCCAAATTCTATCCCTTTATGCCAAAGGCATGACTACCCGTGAAATCGTGGCTACTTTCAAAGAAATGTACGATGCTGATGTATCTCCAACGCTTATTTCCAAGGTGACTGATGCTGTTAAGGAGCAAGTCGCTGAATGGCAAAACCGTCCGCTGGATGCACTCTATCCCATCGTCTATATGGACTGTATTGTAGTTAAAGTCCGTCATAATGGCAGTGTTATCAACAAGGCTGTATTCCTTGCCTTAGGCATTAATCTTGATGGACAGAAAGAACTGCTCGGCATGTGGATGGCTGAGAATGAAGGTGCAAAGTTCTGGCTGAATGTCCTGACTGAGCTTAAAAACCGAGGGTTGCAGGATATTCTGATCGCCTGTGTGGATGGACTAAAAGGCTTTCCTGATGCCATTAACAGCGTATACCCGCAAACCCATATCCAGCTGTGCATTATCCATATGCTGCGTAACAGCTTGAAATACGTATCATGGAAAGATTACAAGGCCGTCACTCAGGATTTAAAAGCCGTTTATCAGTCACCTACTGAAGAGGCAGCCTTGATGGCCTTGGATCAATTCGCCCAAACATGGGATGACAAGTACCCACAGATCAGCAAAAGCTGGCGTACACACTGGGAGAATCTAAATACCTTCTTTGCTTATCCAGCCGAGATACGCAAAGCCATCTATACCACCAATGCGATCGAATCATTAAACAGCGTAATACGTCAGGCGATCAAAAAGCGTAAAGTCTTTCCATCGGATGATTCTGTACGTAAAGTGATTTACCTGGCAATTGATGCAGCGTCTAAAAAGTGGAATATGCCTATTCGCGACTGGCGTTTAGCCATGAGCCGCTTTATTATTGAATTCGGTGACCGCTTAAGCAATCACCTTTAA
- the purD gene encoding phosphoribosylamine--glycine ligase: protein MNILVLGSGGREHALAWKIAQDDQVTKVFVAPGNAGTATENKCENVALDILDNPAIIDFAKNNAVELIVVGPEAPLVNGVVDACREAGVKIWGPTQFAAQLEGSKAFAKHFLKRHNIPTAFYDVFTEVDAAKAFVEKNGAPIVIKADGLAAGKGVIVAMTNQEAFDAIDDMLAGNKFGDAGSRVVIEEFLAGEEASFICMIDGDNILPMATSQDHKRIFEGDQGPNTGGMGAYSPAPVVTADVFEKTMNEVMRPTVEGMKKDGHVYTGFLYAGLMIDDKGQPKVIEFNCRFGDPETQPIMMRLKSSLVDLVQAGIEGKLPAEAEWDERKTVGIVLASKGYPETSSNGDVISGLDTVMADAKVFHAGTKANENGEIVTAGGRVLCVTALGNTIGEAQAKALELCQKVTFDGVQYRKDIGYRAIARENA from the coding sequence ATGAACATTTTAGTTTTGGGTAGTGGCGGTCGTGAGCATGCATTGGCGTGGAAAATCGCACAAGACGATCAAGTAACAAAAGTATTTGTTGCGCCAGGTAATGCAGGTACTGCAACTGAAAATAAATGTGAAAATGTCGCTTTAGACATTCTCGACAACCCTGCCATTATTGATTTTGCCAAAAATAATGCAGTCGAACTCATCGTTGTCGGCCCTGAAGCACCACTTGTAAACGGTGTGGTTGATGCTTGCCGTGAAGCTGGCGTAAAAATTTGGGGTCCAACTCAATTTGCTGCACAGCTTGAAGGCTCTAAAGCATTTGCGAAGCACTTCTTAAAACGCCATAACATTCCAACCGCTTTCTATGACGTATTCACAGAAGTGGATGCCGCTAAAGCATTTGTTGAGAAAAATGGCGCGCCAATCGTCATCAAAGCTGACGGTCTTGCTGCAGGTAAAGGCGTGATCGTAGCGATGACCAATCAAGAAGCATTTGATGCGATTGATGACATGCTTGCAGGCAACAAATTTGGTGATGCAGGTTCTCGTGTTGTGATCGAAGAGTTCCTTGCAGGTGAAGAAGCATCTTTCATTTGTATGATTGATGGCGACAACATTTTGCCAATGGCTACTTCACAAGACCATAAGCGTATTTTTGAAGGTGACCAAGGTCCAAACACTGGCGGTATGGGGGCTTACTCTCCTGCGCCTGTGGTGACTGCAGACGTCTTTGAAAAAACTATGAATGAAGTGATGCGTCCTACCGTTGAAGGTATGAAAAAAGACGGTCACGTGTATACTGGTTTCTTATACGCAGGCTTGATGATTGACGACAAAGGTCAACCAAAAGTCATCGAGTTTAACTGTCGTTTTGGTGACCCTGAAACTCAACCGATTATGATGCGTTTAAAATCATCTTTGGTGGATTTAGTTCAGGCAGGTATTGAAGGAAAACTTCCTGCTGAAGCTGAATGGGATGAACGTAAAACGGTTGGTATCGTGCTTGCATCTAAGGGCTACCCTGAAACTTCAAGCAATGGCGATGTTATTTCAGGTTTAGATACCGTGATGGCAGATGCAAAAGTGTTCCATGCAGGTACAAAAGCCAATGAAAATGGCGAGATCGTCACTGCTGGCGGTCGTGTGCTTTGTGTGACTGCACTGGGCAATACGATTGGTGAAGCACAAGCGAAAGCGTTAGAGCTTTGTCAAAAAGTAACGTTCGATGGCGTTCAATATCGTAAAGATATTGGTTACCGTGCGATTGCTCGTGAAAATGCTTAA
- the purH gene encoding bifunctional phosphoribosylaminoimidazolecarboxamide formyltransferase/IMP cyclohydrolase: MTIKRALISVSDKTGIVEFAQELAALGVEILSTGGTYKLLKDNNVAVVEVSEHTGFPEMMDGRVKTLHPKIHGGILARRGLDEAVMAEHNIDAIDLVVVNLYPFAATVAKPNCSLADAIENIDIGGPTMVRAAAKNHASVGIVVNAADYATVVAELKAEGALSYATRFDLAVKAFEHTAQYDGMIASYLGARVGKIEGQADKFARTFNTQLNKAQDLRYGENPHQSAAFYVDPAATEASVSTAKQLQGKELSYNNIADTDAALECVKSFAKPACVIVKHANPCGVAVSLDGIKAAYDLAYATDPESAFGGIIAFNRELDVATAQAIVDRQFVEVIIAPSIAEGVLEVTGAKKNVRVLVCGELPKIDERAAQLDYKRVNGGLLVQDQDLGMITKDDLKVVTKRAPTEQEIDDMIFAWKVAKYVKSNAIVYAKNRQTIGVGAGQMSRVNSARIAAIKAEHAGLVVEGAVMASDAFFPFRDGIDNAAKAGIKCIIQPGGSMRDEETIAAADEAGIAMVFTGMRHFRH; encoded by the coding sequence ATGACTATTAAACGCGCTTTAATCTCTGTATCAGACAAAACTGGCATTGTTGAGTTTGCACAAGAACTTGCTGCTCTGGGGGTAGAGATTTTATCTACTGGCGGAACATACAAATTGTTGAAAGACAATAATGTTGCCGTAGTTGAAGTTTCCGAGCATACAGGTTTTCCAGAGATGATGGACGGACGTGTAAAAACGCTACATCCGAAAATCCATGGGGGTATCTTGGCACGTCGTGGCCTAGATGAAGCTGTAATGGCTGAACACAACATCGATGCGATCGATTTAGTTGTGGTTAACCTTTACCCATTTGCTGCAACTGTAGCAAAACCAAACTGTTCACTTGCTGATGCAATCGAAAACATCGACATCGGTGGTCCTACAATGGTTCGCGCTGCGGCAAAAAACCATGCGTCTGTAGGTATTGTGGTGAACGCAGCTGACTATGCAACTGTTGTCGCTGAGCTTAAAGCTGAGGGTGCTTTATCTTATGCAACACGTTTTGACTTAGCTGTAAAAGCATTCGAACACACTGCACAATACGACGGCATGATCGCATCTTACTTAGGCGCTCGCGTAGGTAAAATCGAGGGTCAAGCTGACAAATTTGCACGTACATTCAATACTCAATTGAATAAAGCACAAGATTTACGTTACGGTGAAAACCCACATCAGTCTGCTGCATTCTATGTAGACCCTGCTGCAACTGAAGCATCTGTTTCAACTGCAAAACAGTTACAAGGTAAAGAGTTATCTTATAACAACATCGCAGATACAGATGCTGCGCTTGAATGCGTGAAATCTTTTGCAAAACCTGCTTGTGTGATCGTTAAACATGCTAACCCGTGTGGTGTTGCCGTGTCTTTAGACGGTATTAAAGCAGCGTATGACCTTGCTTATGCAACTGACCCTGAATCTGCATTCGGTGGCATCATTGCATTTAACCGTGAATTAGACGTGGCAACTGCACAAGCGATTGTAGATCGTCAATTTGTTGAAGTGATCATTGCGCCAAGCATCGCTGAAGGCGTACTTGAAGTGACTGGCGCAAAGAAAAACGTCCGTGTTCTTGTATGTGGCGAACTTCCGAAAATTGACGAACGTGCTGCACAGCTTGACTACAAACGTGTAAACGGTGGTCTATTGGTTCAAGACCAAGACTTAGGCATGATCACCAAAGATGACCTAAAAGTTGTGACTAAACGTGCACCAACTGAACAAGAAATCGATGACATGATCTTTGCTTGGAAAGTAGCGAAATACGTGAAATCTAACGCGATTGTGTATGCGAAAAACCGTCAAACCATTGGTGTCGGTGCAGGTCAAATGAGCCGTGTCAACTCTGCGCGTATTGCTGCAATCAAAGCAGAACATGCAGGTCTTGTGGTTGAAGGTGCTGTAATGGCGTCTGATGCATTCTTCCCATTCCGTGATGGTATTGATAACGCTGCAAAAGCGGGTATCAAATGCATTATCCAACCGGGTGGTTCTATGCGTGATGAAGAAACAATTGCTGCTGCTGATGAAGCAGGTATTGCAATGGTGTTCACTGGCATGCGTCATTTCCGCCACTAA
- the fis gene encoding DNA-binding transcriptional regulator Fis codes for MNSKSPIFTAQSDVALRIHVDRAVRHYFAQLQGEQPSQVYDMVLAEMEKPLLSVVLEYTRGNQTRAAEILGLNRGTLRKKLKAHGLMSE; via the coding sequence ATGAATAGCAAATCTCCTATTTTTACTGCACAATCTGATGTTGCTTTACGTATCCACGTAGATCGCGCAGTTCGCCATTACTTTGCACAATTGCAAGGTGAGCAACCATCTCAGGTATACGACATGGTGCTGGCAGAAATGGAGAAACCTCTTCTATCTGTAGTTCTAGAATATACGCGTGGTAATCAGACACGTGCTGCTGAGATCCTCGGGCTTAACCGCGGTACCTTACGTAAAAAGTTGAAAGCTCACGGTTTAATGAGTGAATAA